The following proteins come from a genomic window of Candidatus Eisenbacteria bacterium:
- a CDS encoding trehalose-6-phosphate synthase gives MELDRVRSALSRAAVRTQKRSDGPPRTTRGDLANWAKAHLAGRSMVVASNREPYSHQYAGDEIRAVRNAGGLTVALDAVMQALGGTWVAHGSGDADRTVVDDRDHVPCPPERPRYALRRLWLTREDHARYYSGFSNSALWPLCHIAYVRPRFNLADWRRYQDVNARFASAILEEIRDQPAFVFIQDYHLALAAASLREARPDLQTALFWHIPWPNAEVFRRLPWGREILEGMLANDLVGFHIRPHARNFLDTVAETLEARVDHERLAVERGGRRTWVRHFPIAVDADEIGALVDSGPAVEGEKSLRERLGLHDCKIGLGVDRLDYTKGIPERLEGLERLFEKYPEWIGRFAFIQIGTPSRIELAEYRQVMTRTRALTKRINQRFPRDGGPTVHLIEANLDFHQLLPYYRVADLCAVTSLHDGMNLVAKEYVAASPDLEGALILSPFTGAARELERAWIATPFDRDGLADTYHAALSEPPEARRDRMAALRETVLRRNIFDWTISVLDSAVSLGLRRQPSEPVEPSETTAPPA, from the coding sequence ATGGAGTTGGACCGCGTCCGATCGGCGTTGAGCCGTGCTGCCGTCCGCACCCAGAAACGCAGCGATGGACCGCCGAGGACCACACGAGGCGATCTCGCCAATTGGGCAAAGGCCCATCTGGCGGGGCGCAGCATGGTCGTGGCGTCCAACCGCGAGCCGTATTCGCACCAGTACGCCGGGGACGAGATCCGCGCGGTGCGCAACGCGGGCGGACTGACGGTGGCGCTCGACGCCGTGATGCAGGCCCTCGGAGGCACCTGGGTCGCTCATGGCAGCGGGGATGCCGACCGGACCGTGGTGGACGATCGCGACCACGTCCCCTGCCCGCCCGAGCGGCCGCGCTACGCGCTGCGCCGGCTGTGGCTGACTCGCGAGGACCACGCCCGCTACTACTCCGGCTTCTCGAACTCGGCGCTGTGGCCGCTCTGCCACATCGCCTACGTGCGCCCGCGCTTCAATCTCGCCGACTGGCGGCGATACCAGGACGTCAACGCGCGCTTCGCGTCCGCCATTCTCGAAGAGATCCGCGACCAGCCTGCCTTCGTGTTCATCCAGGACTACCATCTGGCGCTGGCGGCCGCATCGCTCCGCGAGGCGAGGCCCGATCTCCAGACCGCGCTCTTCTGGCACATCCCGTGGCCCAACGCCGAAGTGTTCCGGCGTCTTCCCTGGGGGCGCGAGATTCTCGAAGGCATGCTGGCCAACGATCTCGTCGGCTTCCACATCCGGCCGCACGCCCGCAACTTCCTGGACACCGTGGCCGAGACGCTCGAAGCGCGTGTCGATCACGAGCGCCTGGCGGTGGAGCGCGGAGGCCGCCGCACCTGGGTGCGCCACTTCCCGATCGCGGTCGACGCCGACGAGATCGGCGCGCTGGTCGATTCGGGGCCCGCGGTCGAAGGCGAGAAGTCGCTCCGCGAGCGGCTCGGACTCCACGACTGCAAGATCGGGCTGGGCGTGGATCGTCTCGACTACACCAAGGGCATCCCCGAGCGCCTCGAAGGACTCGAGCGCCTGTTCGAGAAGTACCCGGAGTGGATCGGGCGCTTCGCGTTCATCCAGATCGGCACGCCGTCGCGGATCGAGCTGGCCGAGTATCGCCAGGTGATGACCCGGACACGAGCCTTGACGAAGCGCATCAACCAGCGCTTTCCTCGCGACGGTGGACCGACGGTCCACCTGATCGAAGCCAACCTCGACTTCCATCAATTGCTGCCCTACTACCGCGTGGCGGATCTGTGCGCCGTCACCTCGCTCCACGACGGCATGAACCTGGTGGCCAAGGAATATGTCGCGGCATCTCCCGACCTCGAGGGCGCGCTCATCCTTTCGCCCTTCACCGGCGCGGCGCGCGAGCTGGAGCGCGCCTGGATCGCCACGCCGTTCGACCGCGATGGACTCGCCGACACCTACCACGCGGCGCTCTCCGAGCCCCCCGAGGCCCGCCGCGACCGGATGGCGGCATTGCGTGAAACCGTGCTGCGACGCAACATCTTCGACTGGACGATCTCGGTGCTCGATTCGGCGGTGAGCCTTGGGCTCCGCCGCCAACCCTCCGAGCCGGTGGAGCCTTCGGAAACGACGGCGCCTCCGGCATAG